One window from the genome of Jeotgalibaca sp. MA1X17-3 encodes:
- a CDS encoding YtxH domain-containing protein, whose protein sequence is MSRVSSFLKGLVIGGGLGLLFAPKSGDELRKELMSKADEAADRAKDASQDLADKGETIVDNVKDTAQTVGNKAKETAKENKEQMEQLAKESADVVKDNVEDTKKELDKADHKKNNSNK, encoded by the coding sequence ATGAGTAGAGTATCAAGTTTCTTAAAAGGTTTAGTAATCGGTGGAGGTTTAGGTTTGTTATTTGCACCTAAATCTGGTGATGAATTGCGTAAAGAGTTAATGAGTAAGGCAGACGAGGCAGCAGATCGTGCCAAAGATGCTTCACAAGATTTAGCAGATAAAGGTGAAACAATTGTCGACAACGTAAAAGATACTGCACAAACTGTTGGAAATAAAGCAAAAGAAACAGCTAAAGAAAACAAAGAACAAATGGAGCAATTGGCGAAAGAGTCTGCAGATGTTGTAAAAGATAATGTAGAAGATACGAAGAAAGAATTAGATAAAGCCGATCATAAAAAGAATAATTCTAACAAGTAG